One segment of Paenibacillus rhizovicinus DNA contains the following:
- a CDS encoding DUF5696 domain-containing protein, with amino-acid sequence MKNRKRIVMAALCVSLAAVSPVRHFAHGQSEGSGAPKLSIAPSPAAANGKAAAREAAIASIDTASGQAAVTPRTSNTPEELAALTRMEQVSETDSLALFINRETAAIAVKDKRDGYIWFSNPVDAGSDKLASPLYRSEMSSQLLLNYYNDKGQVYRFNSFDDSVQKKQFAINVKDGAVNVTYQFGKAAGNTDIIPAVIGKQRFEDAILAKLKDDDARKQVTYKYRYNEEKQVYTVRNLQDNVKQELADYLTSAGYTAKDAAKDNKENGGSSEEAAEAEAQFTIPVEYALDGDQFVVTIHGKDVKYNEAFPLASVQVLKHFGAADDKKDGYIFVPDGSGALIRLNNKKLTAEPYRMPVYGEDGTFDVKERVLTSTPVRLPVFGMKQNDHAVLGIIEGGDALASILADISGRHDAYNSVNAEFQFVAQDVYTLTSGTKSSSVPMFQKHPYQGDIKLRYAFLSGDDADYVGMAGAYREYLIAKYDLKKLTSAENAPFILELEGAFKRQKSFLGIPYKTTEPLTTFEDAARIIAMLKERGVDDLALRYVGWFNGGIRHGSPKSIKPESALGGKSGLNKLANYAEENGVRLYPDTAFLEKYKGSQDSADFLDRRNAAIYKYDPVMFVKDSASFSHYVLSANKLPGTVGGFLSDYGKLGIHGLSLRDMGSEVNSDFNPSSPVSRQDALGTIVAEAGKLKQGTESLMVSGGNAYMVPYADIIVGAPTSSNRKNITDEDVMFYQIALHGYVDLAGAPFNREDTTSPRASMLKALETGSNLYYVWYYKDSSAVKDTAYNDLYALHYADWIDEATALYQEMNPVLKQVRNETIVGHRNLADGVVETTFENGLSILINYNTTAVQVNGMSIGAESFRLGGE; translated from the coding sequence GTGAAAAATCGAAAACGCATCGTAATGGCTGCCCTCTGCGTCAGTTTGGCAGCAGTCAGTCCCGTACGCCACTTCGCGCACGGACAATCCGAGGGCAGCGGCGCTCCGAAGCTGTCCATCGCGCCGTCGCCGGCTGCCGCTAACGGAAAAGCCGCCGCGCGCGAAGCGGCAATCGCGTCCATTGATACGGCATCCGGGCAAGCGGCAGTCACTCCGCGCACGTCGAATACGCCGGAGGAGCTGGCGGCGCTGACCCGCATGGAGCAAGTGTCCGAGACGGATTCGCTTGCGCTGTTCATCAACAGGGAAACGGCGGCAATCGCCGTCAAGGACAAGCGGGACGGCTATATCTGGTTCTCCAATCCGGTGGACGCCGGCAGCGACAAGCTTGCCTCGCCGCTGTACCGGTCGGAAATGTCCTCGCAGCTGCTATTGAACTACTACAACGACAAAGGCCAAGTCTATCGGTTCAACAGCTTCGACGACAGCGTACAGAAGAAGCAGTTCGCCATCAACGTGAAGGACGGGGCGGTCAACGTCACGTACCAGTTCGGCAAAGCGGCGGGAAATACGGATATCATCCCCGCCGTTATCGGCAAGCAGCGGTTCGAAGATGCGATCCTTGCGAAATTGAAGGACGACGATGCCCGCAAGCAGGTGACGTACAAATACCGGTATAACGAAGAGAAGCAGGTGTACACGGTTCGGAACCTCCAGGACAACGTGAAGCAGGAGCTCGCGGACTATCTGACTTCAGCCGGTTACACGGCGAAGGATGCCGCCAAGGATAACAAGGAGAACGGCGGCTCTTCCGAGGAAGCGGCGGAGGCGGAGGCGCAATTTACGATTCCGGTCGAATATGCCTTGGACGGCGATCAATTCGTGGTCACGATCCACGGTAAGGATGTCAAATACAACGAGGCATTTCCGCTCGCTTCCGTACAGGTGCTGAAGCACTTCGGGGCGGCTGACGATAAGAAGGACGGTTATATTTTCGTCCCTGACGGCTCGGGCGCATTGATCCGCTTGAACAACAAGAAGCTGACCGCCGAACCGTACCGCATGCCGGTCTACGGCGAGGACGGCACGTTCGACGTGAAGGAGCGCGTACTGACAAGCACGCCGGTTCGCCTTCCCGTATTCGGAATGAAGCAGAACGACCATGCGGTGCTGGGCATTATCGAAGGCGGCGACGCGCTCGCCAGCATATTGGCAGACATTAGCGGCCGACATGATGCCTACAACAGCGTCAATGCGGAATTCCAGTTCGTCGCCCAGGATGTCTACACGCTAACGTCCGGTACGAAGTCGAGTTCGGTACCGATGTTTCAGAAGCATCCGTATCAGGGCGATATCAAGCTCCGATATGCGTTTCTCTCCGGGGACGATGCGGATTACGTCGGAATGGCGGGAGCCTACCGGGAATACTTGATCGCGAAATACGACCTGAAGAAGCTGACGTCCGCCGAGAATGCGCCATTTATTCTCGAGCTGGAAGGGGCGTTCAAGAGGCAGAAGTCATTCCTCGGCATCCCGTACAAGACGACGGAACCGTTGACGACCTTCGAGGATGCTGCCCGGATTATCGCGATGCTGAAGGAACGGGGAGTCGACGATCTGGCGCTGCGGTATGTCGGCTGGTTCAATGGCGGCATCCGTCACGGCTCGCCGAAGTCAATCAAGCCCGAAAGCGCGCTCGGCGGGAAATCGGGGCTGAACAAGCTGGCGAACTATGCCGAGGAGAACGGTGTCCGCTTGTATCCGGATACCGCGTTTCTGGAGAAATACAAAGGATCGCAGGACAGCGCGGACTTCCTGGACAGACGCAATGCGGCGATCTATAAGTACGATCCGGTTATGTTCGTCAAGGATTCCGCTTCCTTCTCGCATTATGTGCTGTCCGCGAACAAGCTGCCGGGTACGGTCGGTGGATTCCTGTCCGATTACGGGAAGCTTGGCATCCACGGCCTGTCGCTGCGGGACATGGGCAGCGAGGTCAATTCGGACTTCAATCCGAGCTCGCCCGTCAGCCGTCAGGATGCGCTGGGTACGATCGTCGCCGAAGCCGGCAAATTGAAGCAGGGAACCGAATCGCTGATGGTCAGCGGCGGCAATGCCTATATGGTGCCGTACGCGGATATCATCGTCGGCGCACCGACCTCCAGTAACCGGAAGAATATCACGGACGAGGACGTCATGTTCTATCAGATCGCGCTGCACGGCTACGTTGACCTGGCAGGGGCGCCTTTCAACCGGGAAGATACGACGAGTCCGAGGGCCTCGATGCTCAAAGCGCTCGAAACGGGTTCGAATCTGTATTACGTATGGTATTACAAGGACTCGTCCGCCGTGAAGGATACGGCCTACAACGATTTGTACGCGCTGCATTACGCGGATTGGATCGACGAGGCGACGGCGCTCTATCAAGAAATGAATCCCGTCCTGAAGCAAGTCCGGAACGAAACGATTGTCGGGCACCGCAATCTAGCAGATGGCGTGGTTGAAACGACATTCGAGAACGGTCTTTCGATTCTCATTAATTACAATACGACAGCAGTACAGGTGAACGGTATGAGCATCGGCGCCGAAAGCTTCCGGTTAGGCGGTGAATAG
- a CDS encoding carbohydrate ABC transporter permease: MEKKRMTLKQKNAWYGVLFATPLMIGMVLLFILPMIQSFRYSLSSLDMVEGGFDVTYKGFSNYTSLFTTNPDFPRTLTESVVNLVVNVPLIIIFSLFAAVLLNQKFKGRSFARAVFFLPVIIASSAIANLDISSFVGGGAIGSGSGDDSGGVMQSIELSKMMLDSGLSPGIVNYLTGAVDRIYEIISSSGVQILIFLAGLQSISPSLYEASKIEGATGYESFWKITFPMMTPLILTNMVYSITDTVNSNSINLLISETAFKVFDFGLSAAMSWVFFLCVGLVLALSVGLISRKVFYYD, encoded by the coding sequence ATGGAGAAGAAACGTATGACGCTTAAGCAGAAGAACGCTTGGTACGGCGTGCTGTTCGCGACACCGCTCATGATCGGCATGGTACTCTTGTTTATTCTGCCGATGATCCAGTCGTTCCGCTACAGCTTAAGCTCGCTGGATATGGTAGAAGGCGGCTTCGATGTCACGTACAAGGGATTCAGCAACTATACGAGTCTGTTCACGACGAATCCTGATTTTCCGCGCACATTGACCGAATCGGTCGTGAACCTGGTCGTGAACGTGCCGCTAATCATTATCTTCAGTCTGTTCGCCGCCGTGCTGCTGAATCAGAAGTTCAAAGGGCGTTCGTTCGCCCGGGCCGTCTTCTTCCTGCCGGTCATCATCGCCTCCAGCGCGATCGCGAACTTGGATATTAGCAGTTTCGTCGGGGGCGGCGCAATCGGATCGGGGAGCGGCGACGACTCCGGCGGCGTGATGCAAAGCATCGAATTAAGCAAAATGATGCTGGATTCCGGTCTGTCCCCGGGTATCGTTAACTACCTCACCGGAGCGGTGGACCGAATCTATGAAATCATCAGCTCGTCCGGCGTGCAGATCTTGATCTTCCTCGCGGGCCTGCAGTCGATTTCCCCGTCGTTGTACGAAGCGTCCAAGATTGAAGGAGCGACGGGCTACGAGAGCTTTTGGAAAATTACGTTCCCGATGATGACGCCGCTCATTCTGACGAATATGGTGTATTCGATCACGGATACGGTGAACAGCAATTCTATTAATCTGCTGATCTCGGAAACGGCATTCAAAGTGTTCGACTTTGGTTTAAGCGCCGCAATGTCATGGGTCTTCTTCCTCTGCGTCGGACTCGTGCTCGCGTTGTCGGTCGGACTGATCTCGCGCAAAGTGTTCTATTATGACTAA
- a CDS encoding carbohydrate ABC transporter permease: protein MKSPTDYAIVFVRKHRPVDKTKRWLWLLIRTIMILGFCFVILFPLFQRVSVAFRSKADIYDPTVLWIPRHITLDNFRIAIESSHYVTALLNTIYVSASTTVIQMASCALAAYAFARLRFKGSGILFALVIFTIVVPPQTIMIPLYLTYRYFDLFGVVHLVTGKRGLNLIDTFWPFIISAGTAMGLKNGLYIYIFRQFFRGIPKEVEEAALVDGAGVFRTFFRIMLPNAVPAIVTVLLFSFVWQWNDSYYVSLFLKQVKVLSTSLMDMGIGLKEPDPIYTSMLLNTGVLLTIAPLVIMYLFVQRYFVESVERTGITG from the coding sequence ATGAAATCGCCAACAGATTATGCCATTGTCTTCGTAAGGAAACATCGTCCGGTGGACAAAACAAAACGTTGGTTATGGCTGCTCATCCGCACCATCATGATCCTCGGCTTCTGCTTCGTCATTCTGTTTCCCCTGTTTCAGCGGGTTTCCGTGGCATTCCGAAGCAAAGCCGATATCTACGATCCGACGGTACTCTGGATTCCGCGCCACATCACGCTCGATAATTTTCGGATCGCCATCGAATCGTCCCATTATGTCACCGCTTTGCTGAATACGATCTACGTATCGGCAAGCACGACGGTCATTCAGATGGCGTCGTGCGCGCTCGCCGCCTACGCCTTCGCGCGACTGCGGTTTAAGGGCAGCGGCATTCTGTTCGCGCTCGTTATCTTCACGATCGTGGTGCCGCCTCAGACGATCATGATTCCGCTGTACTTGACCTACCGGTACTTCGATCTGTTCGGGGTCGTGCATTTGGTTACAGGCAAGAGAGGACTGAATTTGATCGACACGTTCTGGCCGTTTATTATTTCCGCCGGCACGGCGATGGGGCTGAAGAACGGGCTCTACATTTATATATTCCGCCAGTTCTTCCGGGGCATTCCCAAGGAGGTCGAAGAGGCTGCGCTGGTCGACGGCGCGGGCGTCTTCCGGACGTTCTTCCGGATCATGCTTCCGAATGCGGTACCGGCGATCGTCACGGTGCTGCTCTTCTCCTTCGTCTGGCAGTGGAACGACAGTTACTACGTCAGTTTGTTCCTGAAGCAAGTCAAGGTGCTGTCCACAAGCCTGATGGACATGGGCATCGGCTTGAAGGAACCGGATCCGATCTATACGTCGATGCTGCTTAATACAGGGGTGCTGCTCACGATCGCCCCGCTCGTGATCATGTATTTGTTCGTGCAGCGTTATTTCGTGGAAAGCGTCGAGCGGACGGGCATTACGGGTTAA
- a CDS encoding GntR family transcriptional regulator, which yields MLSDYKPLYSQILGILRERISQGEYVIGQQLPTEVELAEQFGVSRITSKRALIELEREGLIYRRRGSGSFVKKQEEVTAEKEMQAVPAPSRIVSMILPFVSANNSFEHMQGVAEYVESKGYYLSIHNSEWNSARERELLQSLPKRGTSGIILYPVSTQHNMDIVHALHQNGYPIVTVDQYYSLLAMGSAVSDNFEGGYTAASKLIELGHARIAFLSTIGIQYRSTVHDRYFGYCKALSDNGITLDTELIFSDMHKEAEGPTDVRRAFYRQLIERLLALQVTAIQAEHDMVAYDCIKACMELGVNVPEELSVVGFDNNDMSRQADIPISTVEQNYVEIGRRSAMMIVDQLEHGTIQRERADIPVKWIERQSIGPGPELGLESQELQE from the coding sequence TTGCTTAGCGATTATAAGCCGTTATACAGTCAGATACTCGGGATTTTACGAGAGCGCATTTCACAGGGCGAATACGTGATCGGCCAGCAGCTTCCGACCGAAGTCGAGCTCGCGGAGCAATTCGGGGTCAGCCGTATAACCTCCAAGCGGGCGCTGATCGAATTGGAGCGGGAAGGACTGATCTATCGCAGAAGGGGCAGCGGGAGCTTCGTCAAGAAGCAGGAAGAGGTCACGGCGGAGAAGGAGATGCAGGCCGTTCCTGCGCCCAGCCGAATCGTTTCTATGATTCTACCATTCGTTTCCGCGAACAACTCGTTCGAGCATATGCAGGGCGTGGCCGAATACGTGGAGTCCAAAGGCTACTATCTAAGTATTCATAACAGCGAATGGAACAGCGCGCGCGAGCGGGAGCTGCTGCAATCGCTGCCCAAACGAGGAACGTCCGGCATTATTCTGTACCCGGTCAGCACGCAGCACAATATGGATATCGTTCACGCGCTTCATCAGAACGGTTATCCGATCGTCACCGTCGATCAGTATTATAGTTTACTGGCGATGGGGAGCGCGGTATCGGACAACTTCGAAGGCGGCTACACGGCCGCATCGAAGCTCATCGAGCTCGGTCATGCGCGTATCGCGTTCCTGTCTACCATCGGCATTCAATATCGCAGCACGGTGCACGACCGGTATTTCGGCTACTGCAAGGCCTTGAGCGATAACGGGATCACGCTGGATACGGAATTGATCTTCAGCGACATGCATAAGGAAGCGGAAGGTCCGACGGACGTCCGCCGTGCGTTCTACAGGCAGCTCATCGAGCGTTTGCTCGCGTTGCAAGTGACGGCCATTCAGGCCGAGCATGATATGGTCGCGTACGATTGCATCAAGGCTTGCATGGAATTAGGCGTGAACGTGCCGGAAGAGCTCTCCGTCGTCGGTTTCGATAATAACGACATGTCGCGTCAAGCCGACATTCCGATTTCGACGGTCGAGCAGAATTACGTGGAGATCGGCAGAAGATCAGCGATGATGATCGTCGATCAATTGGAGCACGGGACGATCCAGCGGGAACGGGCCGACATTCCGGTAAAATGGATAGAAAGGCAGTCGATCGGCCCGGGTCCGGAGCTGGGTCTGGAATCGCAGGAGCTTCAAGAATAG
- a CDS encoding phosphatase PAP2 family protein produces MNLLKRYYPLIGMLIFPVMGWIYAYTNNPNHHPSQQIYSLMTAMDRAIPLVKIFVLPYSVWIFYIYVCLIYFFMKDPAVYRRALITYVTCALICYGIYLVFQTTVPRPDLTGNDPITRLLMFVYHRDEPFNCFPSIHCFSSYMVMKALYESKFRTRLNQTLIYGMSTLIIVSTFLIKQHTLLDAACGILLADIVYRVLLRIERSSGHRSKAKQVMQQTNM; encoded by the coding sequence GTGAACCTGTTGAAACGTTATTATCCATTGATCGGCATGCTTATTTTTCCTGTCATGGGCTGGATTTACGCTTATACGAACAATCCGAATCATCATCCGAGCCAGCAAATTTATAGCCTGATGACGGCCATGGACCGGGCGATACCGCTCGTCAAAATATTCGTGCTGCCTTACTCCGTTTGGATCTTCTATATCTATGTCTGCCTGATCTATTTCTTTATGAAAGACCCGGCCGTTTACCGCAGGGCGCTTATTACGTACGTGACCTGCGCGCTGATCTGCTACGGTATTTACCTCGTCTTCCAGACAACGGTGCCGCGTCCGGATTTGACCGGGAACGATCCGATTACGCGTTTGCTGATGTTCGTGTATCATCGCGACGAGCCGTTCAACTGTTTCCCGAGCATTCACTGCTTCTCCAGCTACATGGTCATGAAAGCCTTGTACGAGAGCAAATTCCGCACCCGTCTGAATCAAACGCTGATCTATGGCATGTCTACGCTTATTATCGTCTCGACGTTCCTAATTAAACAGCATACGCTGCTCGATGCCGCCTGCGGCATTCTGCTTGCGGACATCGTCTATCGCGTGCTGCTCCGTATCGAACGGAGTTCCGGACATCGCAGCAAAGCGAAGCAAGTCATGCAGCAGACGAACATGTAA
- a CDS encoding response regulator transcription factor, with translation MAKIAVIDDDAHIRELVQLYLRDEGFDVVEFANGEAAWLYITDNPVDMAIMDIMMPRMDGWELCRRIRASGDMPILMITAKGESEEKIKGFQLGTDDYMTKPFDPMELVVRVKALLKRYRISASQMVTIGGIVLDRLGYQVIFKDTEEAMTIPLKEFELMYKLAGHPGQLFTRAALIEQIWGFEYEGDERTVDVHIKRLRERFAAYEEKFKIVTLRGLGYRLEVLHD, from the coding sequence ATGGCAAAAATTGCGGTCATCGACGACGATGCGCATATACGCGAGCTCGTTCAGCTTTATTTGCGCGACGAAGGATTCGATGTCGTGGAGTTCGCGAACGGCGAAGCGGCGTGGTTATACATAACGGACAATCCGGTCGACATGGCCATCATGGACATCATGATGCCGCGGATGGACGGCTGGGAGCTGTGCCGAAGAATCCGGGCATCCGGCGACATGCCGATCCTGATGATCACGGCGAAAGGCGAGTCGGAGGAGAAAATCAAAGGGTTCCAGCTGGGGACCGACGATTATATGACGAAGCCGTTCGACCCCATGGAGCTGGTCGTGCGCGTGAAAGCGCTGCTGAAGAGGTACCGGATCTCGGCTTCGCAGATGGTGACGATCGGCGGAATCGTTCTGGACCGGCTCGGTTACCAGGTCATTTTCAAAGACACCGAGGAAGCGATGACCATCCCGCTGAAGGAATTCGAGCTCATGTACAAGCTGGCGGGCCATCCCGGACAGCTGTTCACGCGGGCTGCGCTCATCGAACAGATCTGGGGATTCGAATACGAAGGCGACGAGCGGACGGTGGACGTTCATATCAAAAGATTACGTGAACGCTTTGCAGCTTATGAAGAAAAATTCAAAATCGTGACATTGCGCGGACTCGGCTACCGGCTCGAGGTCCTTCATGATTAG
- a CDS encoding sensor histidine kinase has protein sequence MIRSLYVRTVLIFIAAVIISLGVSFMLAIHMYSRNVTSLAEDQMIASGKKIIRELGDAPPESLQTVLENAVDVPGLRVKIMDENGKTISYGDGGSGEKTPISPSQLKPVLQGGIYRGTVTYIHDHHKTASLLIGLPFQLHDQSYALYITPELSKLLDMFRKFTLTVFGCVLLAGSLLILLAARYIVKPVQMMTEATKRMAKGDFGIVLRTKRKDELGVLTDSFNEMAGSLRMLDKLRSDFVNNVAHEIQSPLTSISGFSKALRTKTMTEEGRKHYLTIIEEESQRLSRLSANLLRLSVLQQDQQLHHPGYFRLDEQIRRSIIASEPQWHEKGIEPELDLDDVTIYGDADSLEQVWHNLISNSIKFTEPQGEITITLRLIDGMAVAVVRDNGHGIGHEELQHIFTPFYKADKARDYAVKGNGLGLSIVKAIIDVHGGSIEAESEPGVHTLFTVRLPIRPKTEIV, from the coding sequence ATGATTAGGTCGCTGTACGTCAGGACCGTGCTCATCTTCATTGCCGCCGTCATTATCAGCCTTGGCGTGTCTTTCATGCTTGCAATCCACATGTACAGCAGGAACGTGACATCGCTCGCCGAAGACCAGATGATCGCCAGCGGCAAGAAAATCATCCGCGAGCTCGGCGATGCGCCGCCGGAGAGCCTCCAAACGGTGCTGGAGAACGCAGTCGACGTCCCGGGTCTGCGCGTCAAAATCATGGACGAGAACGGAAAGACGATATCTTACGGCGACGGCGGGAGCGGCGAGAAGACGCCGATTTCGCCGTCGCAGCTGAAGCCGGTGCTCCAAGGCGGCATTTACCGGGGCACCGTGACGTACATCCATGATCATCATAAAACGGCATCCTTGCTGATCGGCCTGCCATTCCAATTGCACGACCAATCCTACGCGCTGTACATTACGCCGGAGCTTAGCAAGTTGCTGGACATGTTCCGCAAATTCACGCTGACCGTATTCGGCTGCGTGCTGCTCGCGGGAAGTCTGCTCATTCTGCTTGCCGCCCGGTACATCGTCAAGCCCGTGCAAATGATGACGGAGGCGACCAAGCGCATGGCCAAAGGCGACTTCGGTATCGTGCTACGCACGAAGCGCAAGGACGAGCTGGGCGTCTTGACGGACAGCTTCAACGAAATGGCGGGCTCGCTGCGCATGCTGGACAAGCTGCGAAGCGATTTCGTCAACAACGTCGCTCATGAAATCCAATCGCCCTTGACGTCGATCTCGGGATTTTCCAAAGCGCTTCGAACGAAGACGATGACGGAAGAAGGACGGAAACACTATCTGACCATTATCGAAGAGGAAAGTCAGCGTCTGTCCCGGTTGAGCGCTAATTTGCTGCGTCTGTCGGTGCTGCAGCAGGATCAGCAGCTTCACCATCCCGGTTACTTCAGGCTGGACGAGCAAATCCGCCGCAGCATCATTGCGAGCGAGCCGCAATGGCATGAGAAAGGGATCGAGCCGGAGCTGGATTTGGACGATGTGACCATCTATGGAGACGCGGATAGTCTCGAGCAAGTGTGGCATAATTTGATTAGCAACAGCATCAAGTTCACGGAGCCCCAGGGGGAAATCACGATTACGCTGCGCTTAATCGATGGCATGGCGGTCGCCGTCGTTCGCGACAATGGCCACGGTATCGGGCACGAAGAGCTGCAGCATATTTTCACGCCTTTCTACAAGGCGGACAAGGCTCGGGATTACGCGGTCAAAGGAAACGGGCTCGGTTTATCGATCGTTAAAGCGATCATCGACGTGCATGGTGGAAGCATTGAAGCGGAAAGCGAGCCCGGCGTTCATACGTTGTTCACAGTCAGGCTTCCAATACGGCCAAAAACGGAGATTGTCTAA